A window from Streptomyces sp. NBC_00335 encodes these proteins:
- a CDS encoding carboxylesterase/lipase family protein: MQRLSHRIARLSTATARPLFATALALTALIATALPAAASPGGLPGGVPGGPPDGSPRPVVSVAQGALRGRAHDGAQEFLGVPYAAAPVGENRLRAPQPPPRWNGVREAVEQAPACLQFSPFGLRDPSAVSEDCLYLDVYRPGRARAGARLPVILWMHGGAYSQGTGTQFGGRTMAELTGSVVISINYRLGQLGYLGLPELGRQNALRSGSFGLMDQIQALRWTRENIAAFGGDPGNVTVSGQSAGSGSVCGLLAAPPAAGLFHRAVLQSGPCTLLRTPDGARAESEARAFAASAGCPDPVGVVACLRSVSGQSLVDAARTLPTSGPASGDGLLPRDPAAAIAAGVWNKVPVLIGSTRSEARLFVALTQPALTAEQYAQQVLAGYGAAGPEVLARYPVAAHGSPYLALSAVMTDSTFACETARTAQSFARQVPTFAYEFDDPDSPTLAGAQVPGLDESNAHSAELAYLHDFTMGERPLSSVQVALATRMKRYWGAFARHGVPAVAGQATWPATGPGGTVLTLAPEGDRPDRAFAAEHQCGFWRDQPARPL, translated from the coding sequence ATGCAACGGCTCTCGCACCGGATCGCCCGGCTTTCCACGGCAACGGCAAGACCCTTATTCGCCACGGCACTTGCCCTCACCGCGCTGATCGCCACCGCGCTCCCGGCCGCCGCCTCTCCCGGCGGGCTTCCCGGCGGAGTTCCGGGCGGCCCGCCGGACGGCTCGCCGCGCCCGGTGGTCTCCGTCGCGCAGGGCGCGCTGCGCGGCCGCGCCCACGACGGGGCGCAGGAGTTCCTCGGCGTGCCCTACGCCGCCGCACCGGTCGGGGAGAACCGGTTGCGCGCCCCGCAGCCGCCCCCGCGCTGGAACGGAGTGCGCGAGGCCGTCGAACAGGCCCCCGCCTGCCTCCAGTTCTCGCCGTTCGGGCTGCGCGACCCCTCGGCCGTCAGCGAGGACTGCCTGTACCTGGACGTGTACCGGCCCGGCCGGGCCCGCGCGGGGGCCCGGCTGCCGGTGATCCTCTGGATGCACGGGGGCGCGTACAGCCAGGGCACCGGCACACAGTTCGGCGGTCGCACCATGGCCGAGCTGACGGGCTCCGTCGTGATCAGCATCAACTACCGCCTCGGCCAGCTCGGTTACCTGGGCCTCCCCGAACTGGGCCGCCAGAACGCACTGCGCTCCGGCTCCTTCGGCCTGATGGACCAGATCCAGGCCCTGCGCTGGACGAGGGAGAACATCGCGGCCTTCGGCGGTGACCCGGGCAACGTCACGGTCTCCGGCCAGTCCGCGGGCAGCGGTTCGGTGTGCGGACTGCTCGCCGCCCCGCCGGCGGCCGGGCTGTTCCACCGGGCCGTCCTGCAGAGCGGGCCCTGCACGCTGCTGCGCACCCCCGACGGCGCGCGGGCCGAGTCCGAGGCGCGGGCCTTCGCCGCGAGCGCGGGCTGTCCCGATCCGGTCGGGGTCGTGGCGTGCCTGCGCTCCGTTTCCGGGCAGTCGCTGGTGGACGCGGCCCGTACGCTGCCCACGTCGGGTCCCGCGTCGGGCGACGGCCTGCTGCCGCGGGATCCGGCCGCCGCGATCGCGGCCGGGGTCTGGAACAAGGTCCCGGTCCTGATCGGGAGCACCCGCTCCGAGGCGCGCCTGTTCGTCGCGCTGACCCAGCCCGCCCTGACGGCGGAGCAGTACGCGCAGCAGGTCCTCGCGGGCTACGGCGCGGCCGGGCCGGAGGTCCTCGCCCGCTACCCGGTGGCCGCTCACGGATCCCCGTACCTGGCGCTGTCGGCGGTCATGACCGATTCGACGTTCGCCTGCGAAACCGCCCGGACGGCGCAGTCGTTCGCCCGCCAGGTACCCACCTTCGCCTACGAGTTCGACGACCCCGACTCGCCGACCCTGGCGGGCGCGCAGGTCCCCGGCCTGGACGAGTCGAACGCGCACAGTGCCGAACTCGCCTACCTGCACGACTTCACGATGGGCGAGCGGCCCCTCAGCTCCGTCCAAGTCGCCCTGGCGACAAGGATGAAGCGCTACTGGGGCGCCTTCGCCCGCCACGGTGTTCCCGCGGTCGCGGGCCAGGCCACCTGGCCGGCCACCGGACCGGGCGGCACGGTACTGACGCTGGCGCCCGAGGGGGACCGGCCCGACCGGGCCTTCGCGGCCGAGCACCAGTGCGGCTTCTGGCGCGACCAGCCCGCCCGGCCCCTCTGA